The nucleotide window GTTGAGCGGTTGTAGCCATCTTAAACCCCACACCGAAAATCTGCCAATCCGCTCCAACAGAATTGTTCGACTGCGCTGCTACTGACAATTGATCAGAGCTTTAATGTCTGCCGTTACAATTTTCTCCAGATTGCGCGTAATTTTCTCGATGTCCCAATTCCACCAAGCGACTTCAAGTAATGCTTGGATTACATTATCCTCAAAGCGCTGGCGGATACATTTCGCTGGATTGCCACCAACAATGGTATAAGGTGAAACATTGCTCGCCACGACTGACTTTGCAGCAATGATAGCTCCGTCTCCCACCTGTACTCCTGGCATGATCGCCGCTTCATAGCCAATCCACACGTCGTTGCCAATCACTGTATCGCCTTTGTATGGTAGCTCGTCCGGTTGAGGGTCTATTTTTTCCCAGCCATTACCAAAAATTTGAAACGGATAAGTCGAAAAACCATCCATTTTGTGGTTTGCCCCATTCATGATGAATTTTACGCCTCGTGCTAAGGCACAAAATTTGCCGATGATTAAGCGATCGCCGATGAATGGAAAATGGTACAAGACATT belongs to Chroococcidiopsis sp. TS-821 and includes:
- a CDS encoding Vat family streptogramin A O-acetyltransferase, with protein sequence MVYGADPKDKHPMKGFPQICFIQNTVSNPNIIIGDYTYYDDPEDSENFERNVLYHFPFIGDRLIIGKFCALARGVKFIMNGANHKMDGFSTYPFQIFGNGWEKIDPQPDELPYKGDTVIGNDVWIGYEAAIMPGVQVGDGAIIAAKSVVASNVSPYTIVGGNPAKCIRQRFEDNVIQALLEVAWWNWDIEKITRNLEKIVTADIKALINCQ